tcaaaatcagagaattgacaagtgtgcatgtgttatttacacatgatatgcaagtcataattgattgcatgtgagtgatctgatcattacgagaagtaatgacaagaggataatctttgaaaatcttgatgagattgaaaagttttGATTTAAAGATTACAATCTTTGTGACTTTAAAAGTTTTagatgatacatgtcacatgttggtgatgtgaattttgaagagatcaacaaagctaaagttgtcatagcaagaatggatttatatttatccaagcgtagatgaacaaggatctctcaagaaggattgcaagtctgttgtactttttaaaattgtacaaaattagacataggctaTACATTTGGTAAACTGGGTAGATGCACGAGTATAAtggaaattggtcacttggaagtgattgcaatgagatttaaggtgtatgatatgtgctcgtgagtttggactgcaatacgaaatatatctaattgtactatgtgaatatagtatgtaaattagatatttgactttaagaccttaaaagtcattcgagaatacatttcacacttagcagccgtgtcatggaaatcctaaacttagctcgattcatgatggaatacgaggccggtgcataaaataaatgcagttaaaaggctGAATAGCCACTTTAtaaggatattcctaaatgacaagtaaaatgtgtcttcaatatgcatatatcgtgtaatcaatatgcaaattgggagatcacattattgtgtatgaaatggtatgtctcacatctatgatgagaacataataccattaaacaactattctcaatgagaattatcatgattgactatgtaaagttaaatgataatgtttggatccactaACCGGATGGTTAAACTGAGCAAATCTGTTTAAGCCAAgggaatctagttagaccgagagatagttgtcgaatcatcgagaggaatgagccttgcctattgcttaacggcggcatggtggacacccaaccttgctgactggagatcctacgaacttggttcaatgggacaactaaatcatgatgaccaaataactgtgggggtaacccctgacctatttctatgatgatgaaacagtgagacccgtaaggtacgaggttaaactttatgcttttaatgatctttgacgaatacaaggatttcaagtttgaatacataatattcggttgagtaaacgtgggttactctataagataaagatcgcatatgtaagagagaagtatggccgcttcaaaggagaattgcgaggcacagttctttagaaactcttgcagaaccaggacgatgttccagggccaaaatggacataatcatgagaactgaatgagtcaggaaagatatagtgataagtatgtcatcgtttacataaacggtcgaacagttcaaggacatcgagtcatactgtctaccagtaaagtcgatatacttattcgagcgaaggttcaaggagaATTCTCcacctatcgtatgctatatctgaccgccggaactatcaccaagtcaagctccgtgtctgtctgtctatgtggtgagtgctactggaccatcaatctcatttgtgggggattgttagacaaacttagtattttagactaagttgtgaatcattttgagactctatatgagtgagacacattatatgttagtggtgtgtatttattggaacgtattctcctcttcgaggggattccaatgcatatttacacgctcaaaatgagtaaaaggtgaatgagaactgatgttccaaaatttttaccttttaatatgaaaagtggttttgtaccacatcgagggTAGCAtaaacctattccttagtttttcttataaataccatgtaccacatcgaaaagaaaaacaagtcctttcaagcccctctttataaatagagtcttagggcaccagttttattaagtcgaagaaataagagtcatctttttcattctcggtctctttagtcttaaatttttccaatattccggtgatagttctcgggctcagttcaagttcgctgagagtatattcgatctatcgattataccagtatctcgttttatcctgggaacCAGGTtgctaaacacggatggtgcgggtcgaaactgctttaaggagacagttttctggactcgagattaaattcaatctctttttgttttcttaaacccttctcctaatttaattgttagtTCTTATAtacttatgtgatttaagaattagcaatattcttgtgaattagttatatattcaatatatatataataatgtgtttatcgtacaagattgataatATAAAGTACGTACTTATTTATATTCAATATCGTATTATAAAATTCTTGATATAAATATAGCATAATAACAAGTAACCATCGTCAAATTTAACTGTTTTTATTTTTAAGAGAGAGAGAAATCTAAATAAGAAGGAAGCACAAAAAAAGTAAAAAGAAAAACATAGACAACGATGGGAAGCTGAAAAAAGGCGCGGACACGTGTAGGTCCAACTGCGATATTTTTGAAGGTGCGGGGACATGAAGTGAAATGAGGAGATGTACTGTACGATGAAATCCTAGGGGTCCCACAAATAGATTTGATAAGATAAAATAAACAAGGAGTACTAATAAAAAGTAGACACGTATATTTGTGTGTGCTGGCTTGCAAGTGACTTGTTCCCTCGGTTTATCTCTCGACACAGCATTTCCACAGCGACCACGACTTGAGCTACTTCATAAAAGCTGCAAAATTTAAAAAGAAGAGGCCCATATTTATTTTGACCCAGACAACCATTGGGCCGATCGTAGCCCAGATTGATCACCTGTTGGCCCTTTATTTAATCAAACACTCATAATTGTCAAAAATTTAAAAGTTGGTAAACTACACAAATTAATTGGGCTAATGAAAATCCAGTAATCAGCAAACTACACAACCAGCCCAACTTTTTGAATTGAACTGCCGGATGTTTGTTTGCATAATTGTTAAGGTAAAATTATACTTGTATTAAATTATAAATCGACTGGATTAATCCGTGAATTAGTCCAATTTCAATCCAATGAAAATATCCTTAAATAAGTATTTATTTATGGGAGTAATAAGTACTTGGTGTAAACTATAACAAAATTGTAATGAAATATACAAATTAAGATTTTTATTCTATTTGTTAAGAAATCTGAAAATAACACGACTATTAGTTTAGTTTATTTATTAAACAGATTTTACTGCATTTCGGTATTCTAATGAATGCATTCTATTTTATTTGTCAAAAAGAATATCAACCCCTATAATCATATAAATTTTTTGTAAGTCGGGTAATTACTCGTATAAGAAAATTAAATTCGAAGAAGTCACTAGAATCTGGCATGCATTTGTTAGGCACGACTTTGTATTGCTGTTCCGTGAGGAGGAGGGTATAATTTGTATTTTTTTCAAACAAGTTGCTGGACGATGACAAGTAATAAAGGTAGAACTAATCAGTATATAAGACGACGATCTTAACAATAAACTACTAATAAAACTGGTATTAAAAAAGAATTAAAAATGGGAATGGAAGTATATGTGAGATTAGTCAACATCTGAATTTGTTATTGAAGAAAGCTACAGATGTCATTTCCTATAGACAAGCAGTTATAGCTTTTGGATTCATGATTAATTTAGTCATAATGCATTGTGTTAATTACGGTATTAGTAGTGTTTAGTGGTGGATATGGAGTTAATCGAAAGATGGTTGAAGAAGATACACGTACGTAACTGCATTATATAGTGCTAATATTACTAATCTACTACTATTCTTCTATTACCTACTGCAATTAAATTCTTCTTAGGGGGCGTTTGGTTCATCTCGGGGAAACGGAATGGAATCGAGAAAGGGAAAGGAAGAGAAAGGAAAGTAAAGACCCAGAATTGTTTTACGTGTTTGGTTCAGATCCGGAAACGGAATGAAAATTTACATGATtacatttattttttattttttaatattaaacaATCTCAATATagtcaaatatatttatattataacaGTATAATATATTAACATTATAATAAATaaacaaatttaattatttaatagcatcattaacttttttaataaattaacatataaatttatatcaaaattatttttaatttataaaaactaaattataaatatttttaatttttaaaattaattttgcaTACTGATGTATATTTTTGGTCCaagatttaaattataattgaaataagaaaataaaagtgagaaagggtgTTCAAATACCTAGTGGGAGGTGGGGaatggagtttgaggaataaaGGGTAAACCTACAACTAAAAAAGGGGAAAGGAAATGATTGTTTTCACTAAACAAACATCAACAAAAGAAATAACCCAAATTTTTTCCCTTTCCCTTTGTTGAATACCTTCTACCAAACGCCCCCTTAATTTCTTCACAATACCCGTGGCTCGAAAATTTGAATattattcatgatcttttaaataTTTGCAACTTAATATAAAGAACTCCAAAGTATTGTTTTACATTGGTTTCCAAAGTCTTAAGATATAACATCGTTTTGCATATAGTTAGTCATGTGcaaatttaaatttttaacaTCATTCTGCATATAATTAATCTTGTGCAGATATAAAATTTTGTTGTTATATATATTTTTCTGAGATGGTCAAGGTGTAAACATGCAGTGATAGATGAAATTAATCTAATTGGTTTGTTATGAGTTTTGCCAAGGAGTTAACGACGAGTAATGTGCATGAATACACATGCAAAGTAGTGGTTGGAAAATCCAAATCCACCTACCGATTAATTTAACCCATTATTTGACTTAGCAATTAGTATGACTACAAGGAAATTATTATTATGAAATCGCCTAATGCATACGTTTTCTTTTGATTAGCATTACGCAAGTGGAACACTTCGGTTTTACGAGGAACTGATCCACGACAGACTTGTAGATTCCAACTGCATTTTTGGGGATTTTAATCAACTTCCTTCTCTCTTTTTTTCGATATATGTGTCTCCACACATATTAAAATATTGTGTGATACTCTCTAATTAATTCTTGACTCATTAATAATATTAATGATGATCCCTTGTTTATCAAAAAAATTCACCAATAATAAAATTATGTCAACTCATCAAAATTACATTAAAGTTAGTGATTAGAGTATAGTCATGGCACAACTAGACAAAACAAACTAAAAACTATTTTTTTAAACTGAAAATACATGCTTGTAAAAGTAATTTGATTGTTCAGCAGGATATTAAAAACTTGAAAAACTAAAGTTAATAACTTTAGGCTCAAACTCAGCATACTTGGCAGCTTTGCAGAATATGTAATATTAAGTTAGTGGTGCTAGTTTAATTCGTTGATTTTGGAACTTTAGGGGCTTACCCCTTAAAGTTTTGGATCCCATTTCACGTGAATATATTGCAATGATTTAAAAAGAGTCATAATGATAGAATGTCATGATAATTCTCTTCGAAATTAGTCGAGATGCGTGTTCATATCATTAGCAATGATAGAGTAAATGACCTggtaatttttaataaaaatatgtagaattataataaatgtatgcatacttatttttaaaaatattatatgaTTCATCATATTGTCTAGAATTGAggtcaaaatatatatttttcatatattttataattttttatgtaaaaatcttatattttaatttaacattaatattaaattttaaatatattaatattcaattaacacgACATATACGATACGAAACGACACGAAACGAAACGAAAATACACGAACACGAATGTACACGAACGCTAAATATGTCGGTTTTGTGTTTGACATTCaagtacacgaaacacgaaaataTACGACACGAAAGTATACGACACGAACGAATGGCCAGGTATAAACCTATCCATTCTCCAATATCATTccaaaatatttaattatttgatacATTTCCACGGGAAATAATCGAAATATTATTACCTgcaaaatatttaattattactCTTAATGTTCCACAGGGATCACTCTAACCCTCGTAGCAAAAAGATCCTCCAATCTAAAGTGCATCTGCATGTGTGTGTCTCGCAATGTCCCTTTAAAATCAATCACATTGTGAATGTTACATGAGCTACTTTGTATGGTCCCTCAAGTGCAAGTATAAAGTACAGGCTACCAGCAATAGAAACAAAGATTGATGAGCAAAATCAGTCACATGACAGATGTAACTACAGTGAAAGATCCAAACGAGGGCACACACCACCTTCCAAATCTAGGAAATAGAAAGACTTTGCATTATTTATCTTTTCATGCACTCAAACAATCTCATCATCAATTATATATACTAACTTCTAGCTAGTCTTCATCTTCACTACCACATCTTTAAGCTTGTCCCGTGTACTACTAAAAATATTCATACTTCGCCATTATTAATTCACTTAGTCCTCAATGGAGCAATACTCACAATACTTGATGCATATGAACAATTATGTTGCTAGATCTTCACACTTCGAACAATCCACACCATCAATTcaatcatgggaagaacaagCTTTCGCGGAAGACACCGGAGAAGGGCCTATAGGAGGACTCATATGGCCTCCAAGGTGTTATTCTTGCAGTTTTtgcaaaagaatattcaagtCAGCGCAAGCTCTTGGTGGTCACATGAATGTTCATAGAAGAGACAGAGCTAGGTTAAATCAACCTCTTTGTTTAAAAACTCAAGGAGCTTATAAAGTTTGTACCTCAGATTCTTCAAACCCTAATGATGTTTTGGCTTCCATTTATTCGAATACGGAGTCGGTTAGAATAATTCAAGGTGATTTGGTTACGAAGAAACCTGCATGCATGACTCTTATATCAAGGAATGATTTTTCCGAGGGTTTAAATTTTTGTGTTCCGCCTTCAAGTAATATTAGAGCGGTCGAGCATATTGTTGACGGTGGTGGTGATATTAAGAGGCGGAGAACGGACGGTGGTTCAAGCAGTGACAACGAGATTGATCTCGAGCTTAGGCTTGGTGATTCACCATCGGTAACTTAATTTGTGGAGCTAGGCTCATATATATTTTGATGCAGCTGGGGAATTCAACATATACATATAGTTTGTTCTCTTTAATTTATTGGAGAGGTTCTAGTCAAAAGCCCCAAATTATTTGTTTGCTGTCTAACTTATAAATCTTTTTCGTAAACAATTGGTTTTTATCAAATGTAAAAACGTAAATCAAAGTTATAAAACAACCAAGTAAAAATATATATGGTTTAATTATGTGAGAACACCAGAAGGTCATTATGAAAAAGCAATATAAATGTTACTCAAAGAATTTCGAAACTATGTTGATGTTGTAGTAGAAGACGAAAGAGATCTAGACTGATATTATCATTCTATCAGCACACAATCAACATAACCCCTGGGGGATTTTCTTTACCGACATCACATATATTAAACAAAAAATTAGTACAATTTTACTATGCACTACATCATTTATTAGGAAATAGTATAAAACAAAAGAATATGTAATCATGCCTCGAGCTCtaacaaaaaataaataaattataaatatagtATAAATACACCAAGAGAgaaaaagagaaagagagaagaagagagaataTATTATTTCCAAGTGAGTTTACAAGCTTCATTTAAATGGCTATTTATAGGTGTAGGATATACTTGATACATGAACTTGAGAAGTCAACGGACTCATATTTATGAAAGATCAAAAGATTAAACCTAAAATGTTCCAGGATCATCCATTCACAACATCTAGAAAGTTCTAGGGACATCCATTCACAACACTCCCCTTGAATGTCCATTTTCGATAATcgtgcctcgttaaaacctttcTAGGAAAAAATCCATTGAAAAAAAATCCTAGTAAAGGAAAAAGAATACATCGATTATGAAAATTTAGTTCAAGTCCTTAAGTCGACGCATGCCAATCTTATGCTTCTAAAAAATTGATGGAGGTAGCGACTTCGTGAATAGATCTGCAATGTTGTACTTGAGCGAATCTGTTGGACTTCAATTTTTCCATTCACTTGAAGATCATGTGTGAAGAAAAATTTGGGGGATATATGTTTAGTATTATCGCCTTTGATATATCCTTTCTTTAACTGCTCGATGCATGCTGTATTGTCTTCGAACATTGTTATCGAAACTTTCCTGTCATCATGCATGCCACATGACTCCCTAATATGCTGATATATTGATCTCAACCAAACACATTCTCGATTAGTTTCATGGAGTTTCATGGATTGCAAGAATTTCTGCATGATTAGAAGAGGTAGCAACCAAAGATTGTTTCACTGATCGCCATGAGATGGCCGTATCTCCATAAGTGAACAAATAACCTGTTTGTGCTCGAGCTTTATCAGGATCAAATAAATATCCTGCATCTGCATAACCAGTTATCACT
This genomic interval from Apium graveolens cultivar Ventura chromosome 8, ASM990537v1, whole genome shotgun sequence contains the following:
- the LOC141679384 gene encoding transcriptional regulator TAC1-like; the encoded protein is MEQYSQYLMHMNNYVARSSHFEQSTPSIQSWEEQAFAEDTGEGPIGGLIWPPRCYSCSFCKRIFKSAQALGGHMNVHRRDRARLNQPLCLKTQGAYKVCTSDSSNPNDVLASIYSNTESVRIIQGDLVTKKPACMTLISRNDFSEGLNFCVPPSSNIRAVEHIVDGGGDIKRRRTDGGSSSDNEIDLELRLGDSPSVT